The proteins below come from a single Tenuifilum thalassicum genomic window:
- a CDS encoding KamA family radical SAM protein, translating into MNRKDFFFKPRDFRSIDLWKDVTEEQWNDPLWQLKNSIHNVDQLKRVIKLSDYQEQEIRRVVDELERQGKDPLRITPYYASLMDEDPFHPDIPKEEKGSDRLDPIFWQSVPTPANLMFPNTGREAAMCEGSRSYGAAYQRYPNRVALFVAQNTSCAAYCVHCQRAKSLDATTDVNIEEINKALFYINYNENIEEVLVTGGDALRVSKKRLQYVLEELSKIDHVRVIRIATRVPVVLPMAITDEMLTLIKESANRYTKGPAKYVYFMTHVNHYREITADFAAAIKRINDHGFTVRNQTVFLNHVNDYFLTLAETFRRMLWVGVHPYYLLQCHKEKGIVHFIAPIQVGQIYMKHLQGWLSGIYRPTYAVNIEGGGGKVLLMPLNFDNLNLNVKIDEKISESGAKVHTWDDKEIYDYEALGRATPQEYKEAIEIMDKFIGRKGVFVPKIILVDEEGNRIETTNRTKLPQFEKQKKAKLLGYKVDKNGMPITNPATIASELDQLYIKSEYKDKR; encoded by the coding sequence ATGAACAGAAAAGACTTCTTCTTCAAACCAAGGGATTTTAGGTCAATTGATTTGTGGAAAGATGTTACCGAGGAGCAATGGAACGATCCATTATGGCAGCTCAAAAACTCTATTCATAATGTTGACCAGCTAAAAAGGGTAATCAAGCTAAGTGATTATCAGGAGCAAGAAATACGCCGTGTGGTAGATGAACTTGAGCGGCAAGGTAAAGATCCGCTTCGAATAACCCCATATTATGCCTCATTGATGGATGAGGATCCATTCCATCCGGATATTCCAAAAGAAGAAAAAGGGAGCGATAGACTTGATCCTATCTTTTGGCAAAGCGTACCTACTCCAGCAAACCTTATGTTTCCTAACACAGGGCGTGAGGCTGCTATGTGCGAGGGCTCACGAAGTTATGGTGCAGCTTATCAGCGCTATCCAAATAGGGTTGCTCTATTTGTGGCTCAGAACACAAGCTGTGCTGCTTATTGCGTGCATTGTCAAAGAGCAAAATCGCTTGATGCTACTACCGATGTAAATATTGAGGAAATCAACAAGGCTCTTTTCTATATTAATTACAATGAGAATATTGAGGAGGTACTTGTTACTGGTGGCGATGCCTTGAGGGTTAGCAAAAAGCGATTACAATATGTGCTAGAGGAGCTAAGTAAGATTGATCATGTAAGAGTAATACGTATTGCAACAAGGGTGCCTGTTGTATTGCCAATGGCAATTACTGATGAAATGTTAACTTTGATTAAAGAGTCGGCAAATCGGTACACTAAAGGACCTGCAAAATACGTTTATTTTATGACCCATGTGAACCATTACAGAGAGATTACTGCCGATTTTGCTGCAGCCATTAAGCGTATTAACGACCATGGTTTTACGGTGCGAAACCAAACAGTATTCTTAAATCATGTAAACGACTACTTCCTAACTTTAGCGGAAACTTTCCGCAGAATGTTATGGGTTGGGGTTCACCCTTACTACTTGCTTCAATGCCATAAGGAGAAAGGTATTGTACATTTTATAGCTCCAATTCAGGTTGGACAAATCTATATGAAGCATTTACAAGGTTGGCTTTCAGGAATATACAGACCTACCTATGCTGTTAACATTGAAGGTGGTGGTGGTAAAGTGCTTCTAATGCCATTAAACTTTGATAATCTAAATCTGAACGTTAAGATCGACGAAAAAATATCGGAGAGTGGTGCTAAAGTACATACCTGGGACGATAAGGAAATATACGACTATGAGGCATTGGGCAGAGCCACTCCTCAGGAGTATAAGGAAGCGATTGAAATTATGGATAAGTTTATTGGTAGAAAGGGCGTGTTTGTTCCGAAAATTATTCTTGTTGATGAGGAGGGTAATAGGATTGAAACAACAAATCGTACTAAATTACCTCAATTTGAAAAACAGAAAAAAGCCAAGCTGCTTGGTTATAAAGTTGACAAGAACGGAATGCCAATTACAAACCCTGCAACTATAGCCTCAGAACTCGATCAACTTTACATTAAGTCGGAATATAAAGATAAAAGGTAA
- a CDS encoding S41 family peptidase: MTMKKLMLCILAAAISLTAALGQEARLMRFPAVHNNQVVFSYAGDLYTVPLSGGVARKLTTHVGYEMFPHFSPDGKTIAFTGQYDGNTEVFSIPAEGGIPTRLTFTATLNRDDVSDRMGPNNIVMAWTPDGQKIVYRSRKQSFNSFKGQLFMVPMNGGMSEELPLSTGGFCSFSSDGSKLAFNKVFREFRTWKYYKGGMADDIWIFDFNSKEVVNVTNNPSQDIFPMWIGDEIFFLSDRDRTMNLFSYNVKTKAIEKITNYTDYDIKFPSFDQNTIVFEKGGYLFAFDVRTRTTRKINVTIANDQNYSRSAWADASKRITGADLSPNGERIVFSARGDIFTVPSEKGITYNLTSSSDAHDREATWSPDGKWIAYLSDKTGEYEIYIQSQDRSEPAKQITSGINNYIFGIQWSPDSKKIAFNDRLGRLQYIDIDTKKVTLVKKSDFGPIYNYNWSPDSKWITFSDDDENRFSVIYVYNTETNDIKPVSSNWFSSYSPIFSNDGKYLLFVSDREFNPIYSHTEWNHAYVDMSNIYMVMLSKDTPSPFAPENDIVKIEGNQDKDKNKDSNKNSGKAEDKSKPETSPVIIDFDGIENRTVQLPGKAGRYYNIYCINGKVYYNYSNSRSRQPVAMMYDLKKQKETELGKSIRFTISSNGKKMLVSKQHSYAVIDLPSNKINMEKTVNLENMKVWVDYRKEWKQIFDESWRQMRDFFYVENMHGVDWKAIHDKYAELVPYVNHRNDLTYIIGEMIGELSVGHAYVNSGDRPKPDRIKTGLLGAKLSKDKSGYFKVDKILNGANWSDALRSPLKEIGVNVNEGDYIIAVNGIDLKTIPDIYSTLVDKAGKTVELTVNSSPKVEGSRKVLVKPIDDESELYYYTWVQDNIRKVNEATNGEVGYIHIPDMGVAGLNEFVKYFYPQLTKKALIIDDRGNGGGNVSPMILERLSRIVYRMTMRRGVKYPNTIPAQTHYGPKVLLIDRYSASDGDLFPYGFKKLGLGPVIGVRSWGGVVGISGSLPFVDGGDLRKPEFASYSSDESSWIIEGYGVDPDIEIDNDPYREYMGQDDQLNKAIEKIKEMLKDYKPLPGIPQAPDKSK, translated from the coding sequence ATGACAATGAAAAAATTAATGCTCTGTATTTTGGCAGCAGCCATTTCGCTAACAGCAGCCCTAGGCCAGGAAGCAAGGTTAATGCGCTTTCCTGCAGTACACAACAACCAGGTAGTTTTTAGTTACGCTGGAGATTTGTATACTGTTCCATTATCGGGTGGCGTGGCCCGCAAGCTTACAACTCATGTTGGCTATGAAATGTTCCCACATTTCTCACCCGATGGTAAAACCATTGCATTTACTGGCCAGTACGATGGCAATACCGAAGTGTTTAGCATTCCAGCAGAAGGTGGAATCCCTACCAGATTAACATTCACGGCAACACTTAACCGTGATGATGTTTCCGATAGGATGGGACCTAACAATATTGTAATGGCCTGGACCCCCGATGGACAAAAAATTGTTTATCGATCACGTAAACAAAGCTTTAACTCATTCAAAGGACAGCTATTCATGGTTCCCATGAATGGGGGAATGAGCGAGGAACTCCCGCTTTCAACGGGTGGCTTTTGCTCATTCTCATCCGACGGAAGCAAACTTGCATTTAACAAGGTTTTCCGTGAATTCCGTACCTGGAAGTACTATAAAGGAGGTATGGCTGATGATATTTGGATTTTCGACTTTAACTCAAAAGAGGTGGTAAACGTTACCAATAATCCATCTCAAGACATTTTTCCAATGTGGATTGGCGATGAAATCTTCTTCCTTTCGGACCGCGACAGAACAATGAATCTATTCTCATATAACGTTAAGACTAAGGCAATAGAAAAAATTACAAATTACACCGATTACGATATTAAATTCCCGTCGTTCGACCAAAATACCATAGTTTTTGAAAAAGGTGGCTACCTATTCGCATTCGATGTTAGAACCCGAACAACAAGAAAAATCAACGTTACAATTGCAAACGACCAAAACTACTCGCGTTCTGCTTGGGCTGATGCAAGCAAACGAATTACTGGAGCAGATCTCTCTCCAAATGGCGAACGCATTGTTTTTAGTGCACGTGGTGATATCTTTACTGTTCCTTCAGAAAAGGGAATAACCTACAACCTAACATCAAGTTCCGATGCACACGACAGGGAAGCAACCTGGTCGCCCGATGGTAAATGGATTGCATACCTCTCCGACAAAACGGGCGAATATGAGATTTACATTCAGTCCCAGGACAGAAGTGAACCAGCTAAACAAATTACTTCGGGTATTAACAACTATATCTTCGGAATCCAATGGTCGCCCGATAGCAAAAAAATTGCATTTAACGATCGGTTAGGTCGTCTACAATATATTGATATCGACACAAAAAAGGTAACTCTTGTTAAGAAGAGCGATTTCGGCCCAATTTACAACTACAACTGGTCGCCCGACAGTAAATGGATAACCTTCTCTGATGATGACGAAAATAGGTTTTCAGTAATTTATGTTTACAATACCGAAACTAATGATATTAAGCCTGTATCATCAAACTGGTTCTCATCATACTCTCCTATCTTTTCAAACGATGGGAAATACCTTCTTTTTGTTTCCGATAGGGAGTTTAATCCCATTTACAGCCACACGGAGTGGAACCATGCCTATGTAGATATGAGCAATATATACATGGTTATGCTCTCAAAAGATACCCCATCGCCATTTGCACCCGAGAACGATATAGTAAAAATCGAAGGTAACCAGGACAAAGACAAAAATAAAGACTCTAATAAAAATTCAGGGAAAGCTGAAGATAAATCAAAACCCGAAACATCACCTGTAATAATAGATTTTGATGGTATAGAAAACAGGACAGTTCAACTACCAGGGAAGGCTGGAAGGTATTACAACATATACTGCATCAATGGCAAGGTATACTATAACTATTCTAACTCAAGAAGCCGCCAACCCGTAGCAATGATGTACGATCTTAAAAAGCAAAAAGAAACTGAACTGGGAAAATCAATCCGATTCACAATTTCTTCTAACGGGAAAAAAATGTTGGTGTCCAAACAACATAGCTATGCAGTAATTGATCTACCGTCCAACAAAATAAATATGGAAAAGACAGTAAACCTTGAGAACATGAAGGTTTGGGTTGATTATCGTAAGGAATGGAAGCAAATTTTTGACGAGAGCTGGCGTCAGATGCGCGACTTCTTCTACGTTGAAAATATGCATGGTGTTGATTGGAAAGCTATACACGATAAATATGCCGAGCTTGTTCCATATGTTAATCATAGAAATGACCTTACCTATATCATTGGCGAAATGATTGGTGAGCTAAGCGTTGGTCATGCATACGTAAATAGCGGCGATAGGCCCAAACCCGATAGAATTAAAACTGGTTTGCTTGGTGCAAAACTGAGCAAGGATAAAAGTGGCTATTTCAAAGTGGACAAGATATTAAATGGAGCAAACTGGAGCGATGCGCTTCGTTCACCACTAAAAGAGATTGGCGTTAATGTTAACGAAGGCGACTATATCATTGCTGTTAACGGTATTGATCTGAAAACCATACCTGATATCTACTCCACTCTGGTTGATAAAGCAGGAAAAACTGTTGAGCTAACAGTTAATTCCTCTCCTAAGGTTGAAGGAAGCAGAAAGGTGCTTGTAAAGCCAATTGACGACGAATCGGAACTATATTACTATACCTGGGTTCAGGATAATATTCGAAAAGTAAATGAGGCTACAAATGGTGAAGTAGGATATATCCATATACCCGACATGGGGGTTGCCGGACTCAATGAGTTTGTTAAATACTTCTACCCACAGCTAACCAAAAAAGCATTAATAATCGACGATCGTGGCAATGGAGGAGGAAATGTATCACCAATGATACTTGAACGTTTAAGTCGGATTGTTTACAGAATGACCATGAGGCGTGGTGTTAAATATCCAAATACTATCCCTGCACAAACCCATTACGGTCCAAAGGTACTGCTAATTGACAGATACTCTGCCTCCGATGGCGATTTGTTCCCCTATGGCTTTAAGAAACTTGGTTTAGGACCTGTTATTGGTGTTAGAAGCTGGGGTGGCGTTGTTGGTATTTCGGGTTCACTCCCATTTGTTGATGGTGGTGATTTACGCAAACCCGAATTTGCTAGTTACAGTTCCGATGAGAGTAGCTGGATAATTGAAGGATATGGCGTTGACCCAGATATCGAAATAGATAACGACCCATATCGTGAATACATGGGGCAAGATGACCAGCTAAACAAGGCCATTGAGAAAATAAAAGAAATGCTTAAGGACTACAAACCTTTACCTGGAATTCCTCAAGCTCCAGATAAATCTAAATAA
- a CDS encoding MBL fold metallo-hydrolase, whose protein sequence is MKIVFLGTGTSQGIPVIACPCPVCQSTDPRDWRLRTSVLIEHEGINITIDAGPDFRQQMLRAKVKTLQAILLTHEHRDHIAGLDDVRAFNWLQKRPMDIYGEERVLKELQREYPYVFAEQKYPGIPEFNLHEINDQPFSIMGLKIIPIRAYHYKLPILGYRIGDFTYITDANFIPEEEKEKIIGTKYLVINALRKQKHISHFSLPEALELIGQLSPRKAYITHVGHQMGFYKDVSKELPDNVCLAYDGLEFEV, encoded by the coding sequence GTGAAAATTGTTTTTTTAGGGACAGGAACATCCCAAGGTATTCCAGTAATTGCTTGCCCTTGCCCAGTTTGTCAATCAACCGACCCAAGAGATTGGCGGCTTAGGACATCGGTGCTAATTGAACACGAGGGAATCAATATTACGATTGATGCAGGACCCGATTTTAGGCAGCAAATGCTTAGGGCTAAAGTGAAAACCCTACAAGCTATCCTTTTAACCCACGAACACCGCGACCATATTGCGGGATTAGATGACGTAAGAGCATTTAATTGGTTACAAAAACGTCCAATGGATATTTATGGCGAAGAAAGAGTTTTAAAAGAGCTGCAAAGAGAATATCCCTATGTGTTTGCTGAGCAAAAATACCCTGGTATTCCAGAATTTAATCTACATGAAATCAACGATCAGCCCTTTAGTATCATGGGGCTTAAAATAATTCCAATAAGGGCATACCATTACAAACTGCCTATTTTAGGCTACAGAATTGGAGACTTTACCTATATAACGGATGCCAATTTTATACCCGAAGAGGAGAAGGAAAAGATTATTGGAACCAAGTACCTGGTAATAAATGCTCTTAGAAAACAAAAGCATATCTCACACTTTTCTTTGCCCGAAGCCCTTGAACTAATTGGGCAGCTAAGCCCAAGAAAAGCTTATATAACGCACGTTGGTCATCAAATGGGCTTTTACAAAGATGTTTCAAAAGAGCTACCCGATAATGTTTGCTTAGCCTACGATGGTTTAGAGTTTGAAGTTTGA
- a CDS encoding M3 family metallopeptidase, whose protein sequence is MRKTITLMLLSALFVSGCQKKTENPFFSEYKTPFGVPPFDEIKLEHYVPAFEKGIEEHQKEIDAIVNNEAEPTFENTILALDKSGRLLTKVSRVFYSLNSAETSPEMQALAREIAPKVTAHYDNISLNEKLFERIKKVYENRNELGLDSLQLRTVEKYYEDFVRNGANLNDEDKAKLREINQKLSELRIKFGENLLAETNKNFLLVIDKPEDLEGLSQDIIDAAAIEAKNRGYEGKWVFTLQKPSMIPFLQYSKKRELREKLYMGYVTRGNHNDEFDNKAIILEIAKLRAQKAKLLGYETYNHYIISKNMAKTPEAVYSFLNKVMEPALKAAIRDREAMQAIIDREGGNFKLASWDWWYYAEKLKKEKYDLDEAELKPYFKLENVREGMFYVANKLYGLTFTKRTDLPIYHPEVEVFEVKDENDNHVGLLYLDYHPRPGKRVGAWCGRFRQQTYENGKRIPPIVNIVTNFTRPTETTPALLTWDEVETLFHEFGHALHGLFTDGPYDRIAGSVPRDMVELPSQINEHWASQPEVLKYYAKHYETGEPMPDELIEKIQKSSTFNQGFATVEYIAAAILDLDWHSFTEPKDVDVLEFEKQSMDRIKLIPEIYPRYRSTYFNHIVGGYASGYYVYLWAEVLDADAFNAFVETGDIFNREVAAKFRKHILSDGGNDDGMKQYLKFRGKEPSIEPLLKNRGLY, encoded by the coding sequence ATGAGAAAAACGATAACGCTAATGCTACTATCAGCATTGTTTGTGTCAGGTTGTCAGAAAAAAACTGAGAACCCATTCTTTAGCGAGTATAAGACTCCATTTGGCGTTCCTCCATTCGACGAAATCAAGTTGGAACACTATGTGCCAGCATTTGAAAAAGGAATAGAAGAGCATCAGAAGGAGATAGATGCAATAGTAAATAATGAAGCAGAGCCAACTTTTGAGAATACTATTTTAGCCCTAGATAAGTCGGGTCGTTTGCTTACTAAAGTATCGAGGGTTTTTTATAGCTTGAATAGCGCTGAAACCTCGCCAGAGATGCAAGCACTTGCTCGTGAAATTGCACCAAAAGTAACTGCACATTACGATAATATTAGTCTTAATGAAAAGCTTTTTGAACGAATTAAAAAGGTTTACGAAAATCGAAACGAGCTTGGCCTTGATAGCCTACAACTAAGAACAGTTGAAAAGTATTACGAAGATTTTGTTCGTAATGGAGCAAATCTTAACGATGAGGACAAGGCAAAGCTGAGAGAAATAAATCAGAAACTTTCTGAGCTAAGAATTAAGTTTGGTGAAAATCTGCTAGCCGAAACTAACAAAAACTTCTTGTTGGTTATAGATAAACCCGAAGACCTAGAGGGACTGTCACAAGATATTATTGATGCAGCGGCCATTGAAGCTAAGAATAGGGGATACGAAGGGAAATGGGTGTTTACGTTACAAAAACCTAGCATGATTCCTTTCCTTCAATACTCTAAAAAGCGTGAACTCAGGGAAAAGTTGTATATGGGATATGTTACACGCGGTAACCACAACGATGAATTCGACAACAAAGCGATAATACTTGAAATTGCTAAGCTGCGAGCACAAAAAGCAAAGCTGTTAGGATACGAAACCTATAACCATTACATAATTAGCAAAAATATGGCTAAAACCCCAGAAGCGGTTTATAGCTTCCTTAATAAAGTGATGGAACCCGCATTAAAAGCTGCAATACGCGATAGGGAGGCCATGCAGGCTATAATAGATCGCGAAGGTGGCAACTTTAAACTTGCTTCATGGGATTGGTGGTACTATGCCGAAAAGTTAAAAAAGGAGAAATACGACCTTGATGAAGCTGAGTTAAAACCTTACTTTAAGCTCGAGAATGTTCGCGAAGGTATGTTTTATGTAGCTAATAAGCTATATGGCCTAACATTCACCAAGCGCACCGATTTACCTATTTATCATCCCGAGGTTGAGGTTTTTGAAGTAAAAGATGAGAACGATAATCATGTTGGTTTGCTTTACCTCGATTATCATCCACGTCCTGGGAAACGTGTTGGTGCATGGTGCGGTCGTTTCCGCCAACAAACCTATGAGAATGGCAAAAGAATCCCTCCTATTGTTAACATTGTTACCAATTTTACTCGCCCTACTGAAACCACACCAGCTCTTCTAACATGGGATGAAGTTGAAACCCTATTCCACGAGTTTGGTCATGCGTTACATGGATTATTCACCGATGGACCATACGATAGAATCGCTGGTAGCGTGCCACGTGACATGGTAGAACTTCCTTCGCAAATAAATGAGCATTGGGCAAGCCAGCCCGAGGTGCTTAAGTATTATGCAAAACACTATGAAACTGGCGAACCAATGCCTGACGAGCTAATAGAAAAGATTCAAAAGAGTTCTACCTTTAACCAGGGTTTTGCTACCGTGGAGTATATTGCTGCTGCAATTCTTGATCTTGATTGGCACAGTTTTACAGAACCCAAAGATGTTGATGTGCTTGAATTTGAAAAGCAATCAATGGATCGCATTAAACTAATTCCTGAAATTTATCCCCGTTATCGCTCTACCTATTTTAATCACATTGTTGGTGGTTATGCTTCGGGGTATTATGTATACCTATGGGCAGAGGTGTTAGATGCCGATGCATTTAATGCATTTGTTGAAACTGGCGATATTTTTAACAGGGAGGTAGCCGCTAAGTTTCGTAAGCATATTCTTTCTGATGGAGGTAATGATGATGGTATGAAGCAGTATCTGAAATTTAGGGGTAAAGAACCATCAATTGAGCCATTGCTTAAGAATCGGGGTTTATATTAA
- a CDS encoding MFS transporter — MDNAFRHNLIRLYVLKVSHWFMLIMPIAVLFYKANGLSVSQIFILQSVHSLSIVLLEIPSGYFADVLGRKNTITVGAILGFVGFAIYSMTYGFWGFLFAEIVLGLGQSMISGADSALLYDSLAERKKQDDYIKHEGRMTSVGNFAEATAGILGGLLAALSIRYPYYGQALVAFTAIPAALTLIEPKNEINRLELGWKQIVDVVRYAIIRNRKLRLNILLSSVVGASTLTMAWFVQPWLIRAETPIELFGAIWTVLNLLVGVAALYAYKIELRLGSVRTIAFIIVLLTLGFIATALFKSYWAISFIVIFYLVRGVATPILKDAINRLAPAAMRATILSVRNFIIRIIFSVWGPFYGWLTDRWSLALALATAGTVFAILSTLTFVAQLKGKRDNQTSNSKPS; from the coding sequence ATGGATAATGCATTTCGCCATAATTTAATTCGGCTTTACGTTCTTAAAGTTTCGCATTGGTTTATGCTTATCATGCCAATTGCCGTTCTCTTTTATAAGGCAAATGGTTTAAGCGTAAGCCAAATTTTCATACTACAAAGTGTGCACTCATTGTCTATCGTATTGCTTGAGATTCCTTCAGGCTATTTTGCGGATGTGCTAGGTCGAAAAAACACGATAACCGTAGGTGCTATTCTTGGTTTTGTTGGTTTTGCCATATATTCTATGACATATGGTTTTTGGGGTTTCCTATTTGCCGAAATTGTTTTAGGTCTTGGTCAAAGTATGATTTCGGGAGCCGATTCTGCCCTTTTGTACGATAGCCTTGCTGAGAGGAAGAAACAGGATGATTATATAAAGCATGAAGGGAGGATGACCTCGGTTGGTAATTTTGCCGAGGCAACTGCTGGAATACTCGGTGGGCTATTGGCAGCACTTAGCATTCGTTATCCTTACTATGGACAAGCATTGGTAGCTTTTACAGCAATACCAGCTGCGTTAACTCTTATTGAACCAAAAAACGAAATTAACAGACTTGAATTAGGCTGGAAGCAGATTGTTGACGTGGTTAGGTATGCTATAATTAGGAATAGAAAACTACGTTTAAATATTTTACTTTCGTCAGTTGTTGGTGCATCAACGCTAACCATGGCATGGTTTGTTCAGCCATGGTTAATCAGAGCAGAAACACCTATTGAACTATTTGGCGCCATATGGACGGTTCTAAATTTATTGGTTGGAGTAGCTGCTCTTTATGCCTATAAAATTGAGTTACGATTAGGAAGCGTTAGAACAATTGCATTTATTATAGTATTGCTCACCCTTGGTTTTATTGCTACTGCATTATTTAAAAGCTACTGGGCTATAAGTTTTATTGTGATTTTTTACTTGGTTAGAGGGGTGGCAACACCTATACTTAAAGATGCCATAAACCGATTAGCGCCTGCTGCAATGCGAGCTACCATTCTTTCTGTTCGTAATTTCATTATCAGAATAATATTTTCGGTTTGGGGACCTTTTTATGGATGGCTAACCGACAGGTGGAGCCTAGCACTTGCCTTAGCCACAGCCGGAACTGTTTTTGCTATATTGTCTACTTTAACTTTTGTTGCCCAGTTAAAGGGGAAAAGAGATAATCAAACTTCAAACTCTAAACCATCGTAG